The Bacteroidia bacterium genome includes a region encoding these proteins:
- a CDS encoding RimK/LysX family protein, which yields MNSGNPTEKQKRVIGRTEKIDFPMLGLFDIIAKIDTGAYTTALHCHDIYLKNENGNDILYFKLLDPSHPESNKQELRFTEFSEKKIKNSFGDFEKRFVVKTVIKIAGKKINSIISLSDRGNMRYPVLIGRKLIRNKFIVDVALENTWSSQKSIHKIPEK from the coding sequence ATGAACAGCGGCAATCCGACAGAAAAACAAAAACGCGTAATCGGTCGCACGGAAAAAATTGATTTTCCGATGCTGGGCTTGTTTGATATTATCGCGAAAATAGATACTGGCGCGTATACCACGGCTTTGCATTGCCACGATATTTATTTGAAAAACGAAAACGGGAACGATATTTTGTATTTCAAATTGTTGGATCCTTCGCATCCTGAATCGAATAAGCAGGAGCTTCGTTTCACGGAATTCAGCGAAAAGAAAATTAAAAATTCGTTTGGCGATTTTGAAAAACGATTTGTCGTGAAAACAGTTATTAAAATAGCGGGTAAAAAAATAAATTCCATCATTTCGCTGAGCGATAGAGGCAATATGCGTTATCCAGTTTTAATCGGGCGGAAATTAATTCGCAATAAATTTATCGTGGATGTTGCCTTAGAAAATACGTGGTCGTCCCAAAAATCAATTCACAAAATACCTGAAAAATAA